Within Saccharomonospora cyanea NA-134, the genomic segment TGGCCGAGTCGGCGAAGCGGGTGCCGGACGCGCCCGTGGAGGCACTGCCACCGGTGCTGTCCAGCCCGCCGTGGAAACGACCCCGCCGCCGTACCAAGCCGGTGGTCGTGGAGTTGGACGCTTCCGAGGAGACGCGGCTGGTGTGGCTCGACGGTGAGCGGGAGCGTTGGGCGGCCCTGGCCATCCGGCATCGGTACTCCAGAAAGGAGACCGACTGGTCCGCGCGGCTCGAAGCCGTGGCCGAGGGGTCGGGCCACCCCTTCCAGGATCCGGACATCCTGCTGAGCGCGCCCACGGAACTCGTGTTGCCGGTGCTGTCCCGGTGGAGGCCGCGAGGCCTGTGGTCGTTCGGCGACTGGGGCCGGGCGTTACTGGGGAAGTTCGGCGAGGCCGCGGTCACGCCGCTGGTCTCCGCGGCCGACCGGACCGCGGCCGAGTCGTTCGCGGTGCTCGTCCCGGTGCTGGATGCCCGGGTCGCCGACCTGATGGCGGACGGCCTGGCGCGGTCGAAATCCGTGCGCCCACATGCTCGCGCCTGGCTCTCCCGGCACGGCGCGGAGGGCGCGGCGTTGCTGGTGCCGAGGGCGCTGGGCAAGGCAGGCAGGCAACGCGCCGCAGCCGAGGCCGCGATCCGCTTCGTGGCGCGCAGTACCGGGCCCGGCGCGATCCTGACGGCCACCCGCCGCTACGGCGACGAAGCCGTAGCGGGGATCGAGGCGCTGCTGACCCGCGACCCGCTGGAGGACCTGCCTGCCAGCCTGCCCAAGGTCGGTGACTGGGCGGACCCGGGCCTGCTGCCGCAGATCCGGATGCGGGACGGTGAGACGGCCCTGTCGATCGAGGCCACGGCCGACGTGCTGACGATGCTCGCTCTCAGCAAACCCGGGGAGCCCTACGGTGGCCTCGACCAGGTCGCCGAGGTGGCCGCACCCGGTGCGCTGCCCGCGTTCGTGTGGGGCGTGTTCGAACGCTGGCAGGCCGCGGGCTACCCGAGCAAGGACGGTTGGGTGATACCCGCCCTGGGGCACCTCGGTGACGACGACACCGTCCGGGCACTGGCACCGGTCATCCGTGCCTGGCCCGGTGAAGGCGGCCACCAGCGCGCCGTCGCGGGACTGGACGCGCTGGCCGCCATCGGCACCGACGTGGCCCTGATGCACCTCAACGGCATCGCGCAGAAGGTGAAGTTCGCGGGCCTGAAGAAGAAGGCAGGGGAGAAGATCGCGCAGGTCGCTGCCGACCTCGGCCTTTCGGCCGAACAGTTGGCCGACCGTCTCGTGCCCGACCTCGGCCTGGACTCCGACGGCAGTCTGGTACTCGACTACGGTCCCCGCCGGTTCACCGTCGGCTTCGACGAACAACTCAAACCGTACGTGCTCGACATGGACGGGACTCCGCGGAAGAACCTGCCCAAACCCGGGGCCAAGGACGATCCCGACATCGCCCCGGCCGCGTACAAGCGTTTCAGCGCGCTGAAGAAGGACGCCCGCACCCTCGCCGCCGACCAGCTCCGCAGGCTGGAGCAGGCCATGGTGTCGCAGCGCCGGTGGAGTACCGCGGAGTTCGAGGAGCTGTTCGTCGCCCATCCACTGCTGTGGCACGTGGTGCGGAGGCTGGTGTGGGCGGTCTTCGACGGTGGTCACACCACCGGTTTCCGCGTCGCAGAGGACCGCACCCTGGCCGATGTGGACGACGAGACGTTCACGTTGCCCGACGACGCGGTGGTCGGTGTTCCGCACCCGCTGCACCTCGGCGAGACGCTGACCGCGTGGGCGGAGGTTTTCGCCGACTACGAGATCCTGCAACCGTTCCCGCAGTTGGGCCGCCCGGTGCACCGCCTGACCGAGGAGGAGCGCGGAAAGTCGCGCCTGACCCGGTTCGAAGGCGTCGAGGTTGCCGTAGGCACGCTGCTGGGTCTGCTGCGACGCGGGTGGCAGCGTGGGGAACCGCAGGACGCAGGCGTCGAGCCGTGGATGACCAAGCCGTTGCCCGACGGCCGGGTGGTGGTGCTCCACCTGGATCCGGGCATCGCCGTCGGCGCACTGATGGAGCTCCCCGACCAGCGCGTGGACGCGGTCACCCTGGAACCGGTCAAGGGCTACTACTGGAGCGGCAGGAACACCGACCCGTTCGGCACGCTGGACCCGGTGTCGGAGTGCGAGCTGATGGCCGACCTGACGGAGGTGCTGGGGCGATGACCACCACGGCAGAGCAGATGCAGCGTCCTCCCGCCGAGGTGCGCTATGCCGACGAGCTCGTCCGGCTGCGTGCCGACGACTCCGGGCCGCGCCCACCCGGCTGGTGGCTGAGCCTGGACGCGGCCCGCCGGTTCGTCCTCGGCGACGAGGCCGGGGGGATCACCCGTAAGTTCGTCGGTGATCCGTCCCTGGTCGACCGGTCGCTGATCACCCTGGCCACCAACCGGGGACTGCTGCTGGTCGGCGAACCTGGCACGGCCAAGTCGCTGCTGTCGGAGCTGATCGCCGCCGCGGTGTGCGGTGACTCCACCCTCACCATCCAGGGCGGCGCGGCCACCACGGAGGACCAGATCCGGTACTCGTGGAACTACGCCCTGCTGGTGTCGGAAGGACCGTCGCCGCGTTCGCTGGTGCCCGCGCCGATGCTGCGCGGAATGGCGGAGGGCAGGATCGTCCGCTTCGAGGAGATCACCCGCTGCCCGTTGGAGGTGCAGGACACCCTGCTGTCGCCGCTGTCGGACCGGGTGATCGCCATCCCGGAGCTGACCGGGCCCGACGCGATGGTCTTCGCCAAGGAGGGCTTCAACGTCATCGCCACGGCGAACTCCCGCGACCGGGGCGTCAACGAGATGAGTGCCGCGCTCAAACGCCGCTTCAACTTCGAGACGGTGTTTCCCATCCCCGACCTCGAAACCGAGCTGGCACTGGTCGAGGCGGAGGCGGCGAACCTGCTGTCGCGTTCGGGCGTGCCGGTGCAGCAGCGGCCGGACGTCCTGGAGGTGCTCGTCACCGTCTTCCGTGAGCTGCGCACCGGCACCGAACGGCTGTCCACGGTGATGAGCACGGCCGA encodes:
- a CDS encoding ATP-binding protein, whose product is MTTTAEQMQRPPAEVRYADELVRLRADDSGPRPPGWWLSLDAARRFVLGDEAGGITRKFVGDPSLVDRSLITLATNRGLLLVGEPGTAKSLLSELIAAAVCGDSTLTIQGGAATTEDQIRYSWNYALLVSEGPSPRSLVPAPMLRGMAEGRIVRFEEITRCPLEVQDTLLSPLSDRVIAIPELTGPDAMVFAKEGFNVIATANSRDRGVNEMSAALKRRFNFETVFPIPDLETELALVEAEAANLLSRSGVPVQQRPDVLEVLVTVFRELRTGTERLSTVMSTAEAVSVAHAVGLRGWYLRGEPGTAEDVVECLAGTAAKDNPDDLAKLRRYLEQQVPRKGRAGAWSELHRARFRLSG
- a CDS encoding DUF4132 domain-containing protein — protein: MELVKGTSAKFWEGARDGCTVTVRWGRIGTGGQSNRREFGDESAAQSFLDKQIAEKVRKGYSESATEPQGAEPQDTEPRDETEESVPVPSGEHESVFDLDEDAFVPSPALTRGFLARRDRLVTERRPDPAAAGFLADHLERDAAKGGQAFRSPDTDPELRDAAHRYLAGEADPVGAAVHATTAHSWYRNSAKPGLFGAGWITHHGVVFAAEAAAALASISIRVEDNKPFLTRRDEDEALSWWWFGRPILTEVRVALAEATDVEYAAAVARIADHRASKAARAAAAYLVPTEAGWVDEALRDAVGTPPDYSTDEWMWTCAVSTVDQLRAIEHHLSPWNLERSPQSLATLVLTVGPDIAPFLAELVDSDGGADITRKLLSVLAELPTDEAFRLLVDRLDRKYVQPAVLKAMKRFPKRARRVLAHTKGGEPLLRALLLSNPDLADTTGLDPDTAAVVAAVAESAKRVPDAPVEALPPVLSSPPWKRPRRRTKPVVVELDASEETRLVWLDGERERWAALAIRHRYSRKETDWSARLEAVAEGSGHPFQDPDILLSAPTELVLPVLSRWRPRGLWSFGDWGRALLGKFGEAAVTPLVSAADRTAAESFAVLVPVLDARVADLMADGLARSKSVRPHARAWLSRHGAEGAALLVPRALGKAGRQRAAAEAAIRFVARSTGPGAILTATRRYGDEAVAGIEALLTRDPLEDLPASLPKVGDWADPGLLPQIRMRDGETALSIEATADVLTMLALSKPGEPYGGLDQVAEVAAPGALPAFVWGVFERWQAAGYPSKDGWVIPALGHLGDDDTVRALAPVIRAWPGEGGHQRAVAGLDALAAIGTDVALMHLNGIAQKVKFAGLKKKAGEKIAQVAADLGLSAEQLADRLVPDLGLDSDGSLVLDYGPRRFTVGFDEQLKPYVLDMDGTPRKNLPKPGAKDDPDIAPAAYKRFSALKKDARTLAADQLRRLEQAMVSQRRWSTAEFEELFVAHPLLWHVVRRLVWAVFDGGHTTGFRVAEDRTLADVDDETFTLPDDAVVGVPHPLHLGETLTAWAEVFADYEILQPFPQLGRPVHRLTEEERGKSRLTRFEGVEVAVGTLLGLLRRGWQRGEPQDAGVEPWMTKPLPDGRVVVLHLDPGIAVGALMELPDQRVDAVTLEPVKGYYWSGRNTDPFGTLDPVSECELMADLTEVLGR